The Geoglobus acetivorans genome window below encodes:
- a CDS encoding amidohydrolase family protein, producing MIIDFHVHVYETVWHPWVMEFLKRSNPNFDFSKKITRERLLKILNDAEVDYAVVLAENAPSVTGIVRNEFVAEFCRGNEKLIPFASINPNTSPDMVEELEKAFEMGCRGLKLLPSYMYFYPNESRVYRLYERCADLKIPIMFHTGTSVFRNVRQKFADPIYLDDVAVDFPDLTIVMAHSGRGIWYDAAFMLARIHDNIYLEISGLPPKKLLEYFPRLEEVEDRIIFGSDFPGVDIKKNIHEILALPLKEKTKRKILGLNAAKILGLGEGQSLSGMSELSHPM from the coding sequence ATGATTATTGACTTCCACGTACACGTTTACGAGACCGTCTGGCACCCATGGGTGATGGAGTTTCTGAAAAGATCAAATCCAAACTTCGATTTCAGCAAGAAAATCACAAGAGAAAGACTTCTGAAAATACTGAACGATGCTGAAGTGGATTATGCTGTTGTTCTGGCAGAAAACGCGCCATCCGTTACAGGAATAGTCAGAAACGAATTCGTGGCAGAGTTCTGCAGGGGAAATGAGAAACTCATACCCTTCGCCTCGATAAATCCCAACACCTCTCCAGATATGGTGGAGGAGCTTGAAAAAGCCTTCGAAATGGGATGCAGAGGCCTCAAACTTCTTCCATCGTACATGTACTTCTACCCCAACGAAAGCAGAGTTTACAGGCTTTACGAAAGGTGTGCCGATCTGAAAATTCCGATCATGTTCCACACAGGCACATCCGTGTTCAGAAATGTCAGGCAGAAGTTTGCCGATCCGATATACTTAGATGACGTTGCTGTGGATTTTCCCGATCTGACCATCGTGATGGCACACTCTGGAAGGGGGATCTGGTATGATGCAGCCTTCATGCTTGCGAGAATCCATGACAACATTTACCTCGAAATCTCGGGCCTTCCACCGAAAAAGCTGCTCGAATACTTTCCGAGGCTGGAAGAAGTGGAGGACAGAATAATATTCGGCAGCGATTTCCCCGGAGTGGATATAAAAAAGAACATTCACGAGATTCTCGCTCTTCCATTAAAAGAAAAAACAAAGAGGAAGATTCTTGGACTCAACGCTGCTAAAATTCTGGGACTTGGAGAAGGTCAATCCCTGTCAGGGATGAGTGAACTCAGCCATCCAATGTAG
- a CDS encoding TIGR00266 family protein: protein MNYEILSKPSYSLLKLVLDSGEEVIAETGAMVFMDGVKLKTEMKGGLLGGLKRAIGGESFFVNRFIAEKNNAVLGLAPPYQGDVVAVDVSGTLYAQSGAFLAGSPNLNITSKWGGAKSFFAGEGIILLKIEGEGKAFLSSFGGIEELEVDGEIVIDTGHIVAFEDGLDFTISRSGGLKATILSGEGLVAKFKGKGKVWIQTRSVSDYIGWLSSLIPDRD from the coding sequence ATGAATTACGAAATTCTCTCAAAACCCAGCTATTCTCTCCTGAAGCTTGTGCTGGATTCGGGAGAGGAGGTAATAGCTGAGACCGGTGCAATGGTTTTTATGGATGGCGTAAAACTGAAAACTGAGATGAAGGGCGGCCTTCTGGGCGGATTAAAGAGGGCAATAGGCGGAGAATCCTTTTTCGTGAACAGGTTCATCGCAGAGAAAAATAACGCAGTTCTCGGACTTGCTCCGCCGTACCAGGGAGATGTGGTTGCTGTGGATGTTAGCGGAACTTTATATGCTCAGAGTGGAGCTTTTCTTGCTGGCTCTCCCAATCTGAACATCACGAGCAAATGGGGCGGTGCAAAGTCCTTTTTTGCAGGTGAGGGTATAATACTGCTGAAAATAGAGGGGGAAGGCAAGGCATTCCTTTCATCGTTTGGCGGCATAGAGGAACTGGAAGTGGATGGCGAGATCGTAATCGATACTGGACACATAGTTGCGTTTGAAGATGGTCTTGACTTCACCATTTCGAGGTCTGGCGGACTTAAGGCGACCATACTGAGCGGGGAAGGTCTGGTAGCAAAATTCAAAGGTAAGGGAAAGGTCTGGATTCAGACAAGGTCGGTATCTGACTACATTGGATGGCTGAGTTCACTCATCCCTGACAGGGATTGA